In a genomic window of Syngnathus typhle isolate RoL2023-S1 ecotype Sweden linkage group LG4, RoL_Styp_1.0, whole genome shotgun sequence:
- the bbs4 gene encoding Bardet-Biedl syndrome 4 protein, producing MKDALKILHLYLRRAAQLRLPHLYPWQHLASIFEGFKMADVEQPTVPPMVSEVKKRRAPKAPELPIVERRNWLIHQHYIHKDYDICKVIIKEQLQETNGVCEYAIYVQALILRLEGKIQQSLELFQSCAILNPGSADNLKQVARSLFLLGKHKAAIEFYREAARLNEKDWEISHNLGVCYLFIKDFAHAKEQLNMALQLNKHDATFMMLGKVHLLAGETDNAIDVYKRAVEFSPENTELLTTLGLLFLSLGKYQKAFEHLGNALTFDPNNYKAILAAGSMMQTHGDFDVAMNKYRVAACAVPESPPLWNNIGMCFFGKKKYVAAISCLKRAHYLSPFDWKVLYNLGLVHLTMQQYASAFHFLSAAINLSPRLGELYMLLAVALTNLDDVENATRAYEQAVNLDQANPLVNLNFSIFLYNRGDKKGALNQYQEMERKVNMQRDSSSSFDFDPELIDMAMKMGAALQVAESVVWTKPSKGSKSKPTSGSATLSPGAPLGTNQTLGQAMSSAASYNKNIQPPTKPSTSLDPEPDVDNVPSPPSDPPGSPEPAQSEDPWPKTSKRKSMVEE from the exons CCCCCTATGGTCTCAGAAGTAAAAAAGCGTCGTGCACCTAAAG CCCCTGAGCTTCCAATAGTCGAGAGGAGAAACTGGCTCATCCACCAACACTACATACACAAAGATTATGACATCTGTAAG GTAATCATTAAGGAGCAGTTGCAAGAGACAAATGGAGTGTGTGAATATGCCATATATGTGCAAG CACTAATCTTGCGCCTGGAGGGCAAGATTCAACAATCCCTGGAGCTGTTTCAGAGCTGTGCCATCCTTAATCCCGGCAGCGCTGACAATCTGAAGCAAGTAGCCAGATCACT GTTTTTACTGGGAAAGCACAAAGCAGCGATTGAATTCTACCGTGAAGCTGCAAGACTCAATGAGAAAGActgg GAGATCAGTCACAATCTGGGAGTGTGCTATCTCTTCATCAAAGACTTCGCACAT GCCAAGGAGCAACTCAACATGGCTCTCCAGTTAAACAAACACGACGCAACTTTCATGATGCTTGGCAAAGTCCACTTGCTGGCCGGAGAAACTGACAACGCCATTGATGTGTACAAGAGGGCAGTGGA ATTCTCTCCGGAGAACACGGAACTGCTGACAACTCTCGGTCTGCTCTTTCTCTCA CTTGGTAAATACCAAAAAGCTTTTGAGCACCTTGGAAATGCCCTCACATTTGACCCCAACAATTATAAG GCCATCCTGGCCGCAGGCAGCATGATGCAGACCCACGGCGACTTTGATGTTGCCATGAACAAGTACCGGGTGGCAGCATGTGCTGTGCCTGAAAGCCCCCCTCTCTGGAACAACATCGGCATGTGCTTCTTTGGCAAAAAGAAATACGTTGCC GCCATCAGTTGCCTGAAGCGAGCTCACTACTTGTCTCCTTTTGACTGGAAAGTGTTGTACAACCTGGGGCTGGTACACCTGACCATGCAGCAGTATGCTTCTGCTTTCCACTTCCTCAGCGCCGCTATCAACCTCAGCCCACGATTGGGCGAGCTCTACATGCTTCTGGCAG TGGCTTTGACGAACTTGGATGACGTGGAGAATGCCACCAGAGCGTACGAGCAAGCTGTGAATCTGGACCA AGCAAACCCTCTGGTCAACCTGAACTTTTCAATCTTCCTCTACAACCGCGGTGACAAAAAGGGAGCGCTGAATCAGTATCAGGAAATGGAGAGAAAAGTCAACATGCAGAGAGACAGTAGCAGCAGCTTTGACTTTGACCCAGAG CTCATAGACATGGCTATGAAGATGGGAGCAGCCCTGCAGGTGGCTGAGAGCGTAGTGTGGACTAAACCATCCAAGGGCTCCAAGTCCAAACCGACCTCGGGGTCAGCTACTCTGAGCCCGGGCGCTCCCCTTGGCACTAACCAAACCCTGGGTCAGGCCATGTCTTCTGCTGCCAGCTACAACAAGAATATCCAGCCACCAACAA AACCCTCCACCTCACTTGACCCTGAGCCAGACGTGGACAATGTTCCCAGCCCGCCTTCTGATCCTCCAGGTTCCCCAGAACCAGCCCAATCAGAGGACCCGTGGCCCAAAACCTCCAAGAGAAAATCAATGGTGGAGGAATGA